GATTTAAACCAAGTTATGGCAAACATCCAAGAGTTTAACGCACCTGTATCTTTAGCAATATTTACTTCAGGTACATTTGAAACTCTACATAAAACAGCATTTCTAAAGCCTCTTTTACGATCAAAAGAGGAAGTGTATGAATTACAGAAAAAACATTTTGATGCCAATTTTGAAGTGATGCAGTATAAGTTGGAATTTGAAAATACAAGAGATATGTTCCGTTATATTAAAAAAAGCGGTGTAAGTGGTTCAAGAAATGAGCTCTCTTATAAAGAAACAAAAGCTCTGATGAATGAATATCCTCTAAATTATTTGGAATTTGAAGTAGTATTTATTTACTCTTAGGCAAGAAGTATTTCTTTTTCAAGATTATAAAGCTCATAACGAATCGATTTAAACTTTTCACTCTCTTTTACATCTCCAAGCTTATAAAGCTCTTCTAGTACTCTTGAAGATTCCTGTGCACGTTTTAGGTTGGCAATGATAATAGCTTCTAAATCTGTACGTTGCTGTTCACTTGAAGTAGATGGGCGTAATACGTCATTGATACTATCACGGTATTGAAGTAGTTCTTTTGTATTTTCCGTAATTGCTTGATGTCGAAGAGATTTTAGTTTACGTGCTAGATCTTTATTATTTTCTTTGTAGCGTAGAATATCTTCTACAACGCGGATACCTTCTTTAAGGCGGTTAAGGTTGGCATCTATCACCCGAAGAAGTTCGGGTGATAAAGAGTTGTTATTCATCGTTTCCGAAGATACCAAATAGTTGTAATAATGCAGTAAAGATGTTTAGGAAATCAAGATAAAGTGCTATAGCACCGTCAATTGGAGTTTCATAAGCACCTTGCATAATGTTTTGAGTATCATAGATAACTAAGATACTAAATAACACTACAACAGCCCCACTGATAATAATGTGAAGCATTGGATTTCCAAGGAAAATATTTAAAATAGAAAAACCGATGATTACAAAAAGTGCAATCATTAATGGTTTACCATAACCTGTAAAATCTTTTGTAGACTT
This window of the Sulfurimonas sp. C5 genome carries:
- a CDS encoding methyltransferase domain-containing protein, producing MKINEQFSKYAAHYGRYNVIQEQVATTLLSHVHNKPKRILDLGCGSGALVNKIDWEYEQFTGVDFAQGMLDLHPKSKSIECIYGDFNDPKLYEQLRLRDFDYILSSSALQWTKDLNQVMANIQEFNAPVSLAIFTSGTFETLHKTAFLKPLLRSKEEVYELQKKHFDANFEVMQYKLEFENTRDMFRYIKKSGVSGSRNELSYKETKALMNEYPLNYLEFEVVFIYS
- a CDS encoding thiamine-phosphate pyrophosphorylase, giving the protein MNNNSLSPELLRVIDANLNRLKEGIRVVEDILRYKENNKDLARKLKSLRHQAITENTKELLQYRDSINDVLRPSTSSEQQRTDLEAIIIANLKRAQESSRVLEELYKLGDVKESEKFKSIRYELYNLEKEILLA